The DNA segment CGGGCGTGAGAAGGGCTCCGCGTGCTTTTGATGAAATTCCTCGAGGATTGCGGCGCCCATCGCACTCATGGGCTTCCCCTTCTTGCTCGGACTTGGAGGGGGACATTGCCAGGGGAAACATTTGGCCGCCGTCACTTGATCCTGTTGCAGGACTTGATTGAGGACTTGGGTGGCGTGGCGCGACTGTCTGATGTTGACGCTATTGGGAGCCTTGAAGGGCCCTTCCTGACGATGGTAGGCGTGGTCGGGCATTTCTGGGAAGGTTCGTCTTTGATGCGGATCCGACTGGCCAGCCCTTTCGAAATTGCCGAGGCGTTTTTATCGACGGGAGCAAGTGAGGGCTTATCCAGTTGTGAATTCCAAGGTCGGAGTGGGGACTATCTTGTGGTCGTGAGAGAAGATGCTCTGGTAGTCCCTGGTGATATCAGCGATACAGTTGATAAAAAAGATGGGTTGCTCACTTACCGTTGCTGTCGAACAGTCAGTCAAACCGATATCCCGACTCTATTTGTCACTCTCTCATGGGGACAATGAAGCCTCATAATACGCCATTATCGGTGACTACATGCTTGGTGTAGTCGGTATTGTTTTTTGGTGGCCGCTTTGGGTAGGCAGCTGGTACCAAGTATTGTTGGAATACCTGAGCCAATGGAAGCATTGTCGGTTGCCTTGGAAGTTGGTGGTCAGGGCAGGTGTGACAGCAAGACCGCTGGTGGCTCATGCTCTACAAAGCAGCATGAGCTTTCGAAAAGTTTGACTCGAAGGCGAATTGGGCCCTCCATCATTGCGGCGGTGCCCCGGAGTGTTGGGCTCCAGGGTTGTTTCATCGGATGTCAGAAGCCGGGGTGGCAAGCACGTACCGCTTCGTGACCTCCGGAATATTATATGCCGGATAGCCAGTTGTACAAGCTGACTTGTCATGGCGGGCAAGCGCATTGCACTCTTGACAAAAGCAGGGAGCCGTGGAGCCGCCGGGAACCGCAAATTcggtgaggttggcggtCAACGGAAAGCTCAGCTCGGGCCGCTATCACGGTGCCAAAGTTCGGATGGACCGCGGCCGGAGACTGGAGACCGAAGAACAATTCCATCTTGCTTGGACTTCTGCAAGGTAACCTTTGAAAAGGTGGTATTGATATTGCACTCTTGACGATCAGTGTCTCGGGCCGGCCCGCCAGGTGAGAGCACGTTGGTATGGATCATGGATACGctcgccaacatcaaagCGGCCTGAGAGGCTGAGTACAGAGTCCAGGCATCGATAGCAACCATCTCAcctatcccatcccaccaccaccaccaccgccaccaccaccaccagcagcagcctggcTACCATTGCAATCTAATCATCTTGATACTGCGAGACCACAGAACCGGACATCGCCGCCTTGCGGTGTGCATATCAATGATTATCTGCAATGCTATCTCGACATGGCTCGCGAATGCACCCGCTGGTAAGCTGCTATCACCTTCTTGTTGGAAACCCCAGTTCCAACACGGCGGTAATGTCAATGGCACACTCCAGAATCAATAAGCGAGAGCTGTGACACTGACATGCGGTTGTCCCCACACACCTAGTGTACTGGAGCAGGTGGGCGTCTTATTGGATATCTCTGAAGCTCCCACACACTTTCATTTATCTCACAGAATCTCACAGCTCGCCAATCACAGCAGAGTCAGGGTCTGGCCGGACATGTGATCCGATTTCGCATGATGCTTCCTGATTATCCCCTTCAGGTTTCCCCAGATCTTGTATCTCGCATGGGACGAACTGGAGGGAAAAAGGACTGGGATTTGGGTAGTAAAGCCTCCGTATTGTTTTCGTGTGTACGTAGTGTAAAAGTCACTGGAAAATGAACAAGATGAAAACGATTGGATCGGGAGTCTCCATGGCACGAGACCCAATGCGGGAAGTGGCTTGACCCCTTGGTGGCTCGGCACTTGCGGGGTACATGGGTTCGGCCGCCGTTGGCCTCTTGGGCGCTCGGCTTATCGTTAGCAGGGAAGCCCAGTGCAGGCTTCTAGAAACGGAAGGTGGAATTTGCCGTCACCGACCACACTGCCAATTTTTCAGCTCCAGGTCCCGTTCCCCCCAGGACACAGCAGAATCGACAATCTCAACGACAGCCTTTCCCTCAGGTTTCCGTCTAATAACCCTCACTGAACAATATCACGAGCAGTGTGTTATTTTTGTTATCTGCTCTTGGACTGAGATCTGTGCCGCCCTCCACTTGACGTCAACCGCGGACCAGGTAAAGCCTCCGGTGGCATCGCGGTGGCCACTTTTCGAGATGGGTTTTTGATAAGATACACCGATGGCGCGCCTGATTGAGAAGGTGGCATTCGACGTCAAGGTGCAGTCGGGCTCCTGCGTGTGTTTCTTGGCTTCAGTTTTGGTCGACCGATCAGCGAACTTGCGGCGGCATCTCAACGGCGACTGGCCAGCAGCCGGTGGCTTTCTCGTCGACCTTGCCCCTCGCCCGTGCCGTTCTCACCCATCCGTGCTGCTCATTGGCCAATTCACTGTATGTGGGATAGGGATTCCCGATTCTCAACAAGCACTTTCATCCATGTGTGCCTACCTCCCTTGTAGGGAAAACTCGACCGACACTTGTCCCGGCACCAGTGCCTTAATCATTGGCCCTAGTCACTTGGCCACCTTCACCTTTCCcgctggtggttgaaggtCGAGATCCGCCACGGCCTTCCATGTTTCCATCGCCGCGGTTCCTCCATCCTGGGCGCACAGCGTCTGGCCCGCCGGAAGTAACACCGAAAAGACTCTCACTACTCTATCTCTacctaccaccctacctgCCTACATACACCACACAGCACATACACACAGGCCGCATGCCACATGCTACATGCAACATGCTACATGCCACCTCTCGCCTGTGCCTGCTTGTGGTTCGTCGGTTCCCTGCGTTGCCTCTTGTTCGCTCCGGCTTCTCCACCGACTGCTCTTCCTGGTAATCTTTTGTCCCTTAAACCTGGTTCCCATGGAGAGACGAGGTCACCGGGATGTCTCGTCAGGTCTCCTCACTGTGCAATTCGCTGATTTCAGTCCCCTCCTACCTGGTATCTCCCGCCTTATCGCCTTATCTAGGGTTACGCTTTTCACAAGCACCACAGGCTCACGAGCCAGCCCGGCCATTTAAAGTTCTACCGTCGCCCCGCGGCGCCTGCACCTCTGGACTTGATTGACCAGGCCAGTGTCTGATTTGGTTCCTCGCTCGCTCGCCGGCCGCTGTCCTTTTCGCGTTCAGTTCACCGTTCCACGAACCACCTTGTTGGTAGCGGACGTCGAGACAAGAGCTTGAGCTCTCATATCAGGTCCAGTCCTCCAGGCCtccatcccttccccgcCGTCCCTACCCTGTCCCTCAGATTCTTCTCTCTTGCCATGGCGACCAACGACAACATCGAGCCCAGTGCTCCTCCCTACTCGGCCCAGCCCACTGCCCTTCAGCAGCAGTCTAGCTCCAGCACCGACATTGGATACCCAGACGAAAAGAACGCCTCGGCTCCCGTTCAGTATGCTGTCGACCCCGAGAAGCAGAGCACCCAGGCTGGCTCCCTTCGCGGCGACGGGAGAAGTTCGCTACCTACCGTCATCTTGCGGCTTGTGGAGAGGTTTTTCTGGAAGGTCGTCCAGGTAGCTCTGTTTATCGTCTTCAGCGTGTTAGTAACCAGAGCACACAAGAGCCCTCTCCGAAGTCGAGTGCACCGAACTGATATGTGATGCCCGCAGATGGTGGATTTATGGTCTCGTCAAGTACCGACACACCGACGGCAAGGGATGGTTGATTCCCTCCTTGATCTACATCGCCATCTGTCTTCGCATCTTCTTCAACTTTGTTCCATCGTCTCTGGTCATGCGCCCTGTGCGCACCGTCTGGAAGCACACGGCTGTCCGGGTGTACGATCGAGTGCCtactcacctccaccacattCTTGCCGCCCTgatcgccgtcgccgtctTCTTGATCGGCACCTTTGTGCCTGAAGAGACCGGTGACAACACCCGCGCCAACCGGGCCATCTCCGTCTTCGGTCTCATGGTTATGCTTGGTCTCCTGACGCTTACGTCGCGAAACTGGAAGCTCATCCCCTGGCGTACCGTCATTGGTGGCATGCTGTCCCAGTACATCATTGCCATCTTCGTCCTTCGCACAAAGGCGGGCTACGACATCTTCAAGTTCATCTCGGACATGGCTCGTGCCCTGCTCGGCTTCGCCAAGGACGGTTTGATCTTCTTGACGGATGAGGATCTGGCCAACAGCAACTGGTTCTTGACCGGTGTCATTcccgccatcatcttcttcatcgcccTCGTCCAGATGTTGTACCACGTCGGCTTCCTCGCCTGGTTCATCCAGAAGTTtgccgtcttcttcttctggagtTTGAGAGTGTCTGGCGCCGAAGCCATCGTCGCGTCCGCCACCCCCTTTATTGGCCAGGGTGAATCGGCCGTCTTGATTCGTCCCTTCATGGACCATCTCACCAAGGCCGAAATCCACCAGATCATGACTTGCGGTTTTGCGACCATTGCTGGTTCCGTCTTGGTGGCCTACATTGGCATGGGTCTCAACCCCCAGGCTCTCGTGTCGTCTTGCATCATGTCCATTCCTGCCACCCTCGCCGTGTCCAAGATGCGCTGGCCCGAGACGGAGGAGCCCATCACCATGGGCAAGGTCGAGGTGCCCAAGaacgaggaagatgaggagacTGTCAACGCTCTTCACGCCTTCACCAACGGCTCGTGGCTCGGTCTCAAGATTGGTGCCACCATTGTGGCCTGCCTCTTGACCACGATTGCCTTCGTTGCCTTGATCAATGGTCTCCTCAAGTGGTGGGGCAGCTACTGGGGCATGGTGACTGACCCTCTCCTCGTCGACGAGAACAACAAGATCCTGTCCATCCAGCTCATTCTCTCCTACTGCCTTTATCCCGTCGCTTGGTTGCTGGGTGTGCCCAAGCAGGATCTTCTTTCGGTGGCTGAGCTCATTGGCACCAAGGTGGTCATCAACGAGTTCAAGGCTTTTGCCGATCTCGTCGACCCCAAGCAGAAGTTCGTCGATATGCTTCCCCGTTCCAAGCTTATCGCTACCTATGCCTGCTGCGTaagttttcttttttttttttttttttttttagttGTTTTATTCGTCTCAGATCTTGGAGCATGCGTTGGGACTTGACACTGACATGTTGAAACAGGGTTTCGGAAACATTGGTTCCCTCGGCATTCAGATTGGTGTTCTTTCCACCATTTCCCCCAAGCGGTCCGGTGATGTCGTCAAGGTgtccatctcggccttccTCTGCGGTGTTCTGTGCACCTTGACATCCGCCAGCATTGCCGGCATGCTCTACAACGATGGCATGATTGATATGTCGtaagcaaaagaaaagaaagaaaaatgaagAAAATGGTGTGAACGTCGCTCCGAACCGTGCAAGGAGACAAGACGCACATGTAATTTATCAATCGTTCAAGATACCCCGGATCGGTTGGATGCAAAGTATTATCAGATTTAATAATGAACACGAACAATACAAGCTTCCGCGGGAAACGTGAGTAGCTCTGGGTTTGCTTTTAATCAACTCAAAACCCGAGGGGTTGGGACCGGCGAATGACTCATACCGGCATAAACGGATCATTTTCTCCTCGTCAAGTTGCCGAAGAGTGAGCAGATACCGGATGAGGCGGCAAGCACATACGAAGCTTCGCGACGCGAGGATCCtctgggtggaggagcaagTCAGAGGAACAAGAACAGGCAACAAAGCTGGCCTTCAAAAACTTTGTCTTCTTTGGGCTGAAC comes from the Podospora pseudocomata strain CBS 415.72m chromosome 5, whole genome shotgun sequence genome and includes:
- a CDS encoding hypothetical protein (COG:F; COG:P; EggNog:ENOG503NYTN) is translated as MATNDNIEPSAPPYSAQPTALQQQSSSSTDIGYPDEKNASAPVQYAVDPEKQSTQAGSLRGDGRSSLPTVILRLVERFFWKVVQVALFIVFSVWWIYGLVKYRHTDGKGWLIPSLIYIAICLRIFFNFVPSSLVMRPVRTVWKHTAVRVYDRVPTHLHHILAALIAVAVFLIGTFVPEETGDNTRANRAISVFGLMVMLGLLTLTSRNWKLIPWRTVIGGMLSQYIIAIFVLRTKAGYDIFKFISDMARALLGFAKDGLIFLTDEDLANSNWFLTGVIPAIIFFIALVQMLYHVGFLAWFIQKFAVFFFWSLRVSGAEAIVASATPFIGQGESAVLIRPFMDHLTKAEIHQIMTCGFATIAGSVLVAYIGMGLNPQALVSSCIMSIPATLAVSKMRWPETEEPITMGKVEVPKNEEDEETVNALHAFTNGSWLGLKIGATIVACLLTTIAFVALINGLLKWWGSYWGMVTDPLLVDENNKILSIQLILSYCLYPVAWLLGVPKQDLLSVAELIGTKVVINEFKAFADLVDPKQKFVDMLPRSKLIATYACCGFGNIGSLGIQIGVLSTISPKRSGDVVKVSISAFLCGVLCTLTSASIAGMLYNDGMIDMS